GTCTATCATCGTCCCGGAGTAGAAATTTCGGGAACCACTCCGGAAGATTTCTCTTCCGCCGTCCTCGGCGCTCTGGAGAAGACTTCATAATCAAAATCCGTATTTTTTTATTTTCCAATTCTCACCTCCTTTCTTGCAATATTTTTTACATTTTCTCCGTTGCTTTTAACCCGTGGCCTGTCAGTACCGAAACAATAACTCGCCCAAGCCGAGATACACCCCTAACAGGAAAGTTCCTTTTGGGCAAATCAGCTTACCCATAGAAATCACCTCAACAAAAAAATCATCGGTTGCGGCGGGCAAAACGGTGGATGAGGGCGGGAGAAAGGCCCAGATAGTAAGCTGCAACGATCATTGCATGGTAGGCCACTCCATCATCTCCCTTTGCCGGGGTGATGCTTCCAGGTGGCAGTGGATACATTGCTGGTTACACCGGAGTCCCATGTTCACTTGAAGGGTATCGATATCCAGGCTGAGCAATCCGTCATCGTCAACCCCGGCGATCTGTTTTTCGAAGGCATTCATAATAATCTCGTTACTCTTCACGCCTTACGCCTTCTCTCGTACACTGCATGGCCGCCGAATTCATTTCGCAGGGCAGCCAGCATTCGATCGGAAAAAGAATCGATCTTACGGGAACGAAAACGTTGAAAGAGGGAAGCGGAAATTACAGGTGCTGGCACAGCCATTTCGACAGCCTGTTGAACGGTCCAGCGTCCTTCCCCGGAATCTTCCACGTATCCTTTAAGGGAGGAGAGGCTTTTGTCTTTCTTGAGGGCGGACTCAGCCAGTTCAAGGAGCCAGGAACGGACCACGCTTCCCTGGTTCCACAAGTGGGCGACTTTGGCCAAATCGAGATTCTTGCCATAGGGTGACTCCTGAAGAAGCTCAAAGCCTTCCCCGTAGGCGGACATCATTCCGTATTCAATCCCGTTGTGGGTCATCTTAACAAAGTGTCCGGCCCCTGTTTCGCCGCAGTAAAGATATCCTTCCTTCGGGGCCAGCGTCTTGAAGAGAGGTTCAAGGTGCCGGTAAATTTTGCGTTCTCCCCCGATCATCAAGCAGTAGCCGATTTTAAGGCCCCAAATGCCTCCGCTGACCCCGACGTCCAGATAGTGGATGCCCCAAGGTTTG
The Deltaproteobacteria bacterium genome window above contains:
- the gnd gene encoding decarboxylating 6-phosphogluconate dehydrogenase; amino-acid sequence: MQVGMIGLGRMGMNMAKRLLKGGHKVVAYNRSPDRTKEIVAQGAKGAYSLQELVNILKPPRVIWLMLPAGKPTHQHIDQLRGLLNKGDIIVEGGNSFYKDDLRHAQKLKPWGIHYLDVGVSGGIWGLKIGYCLMIGGERKIYRHLEPLFKTLAPKEGYLYCGETGAGHFVKMTHNGIEYGMMSAYGEGFELLQESPYGKNLDLAKVAHLWNQGSVVRSWLLELAESALKKDKSLSSLKGYVEDSGEGRWTVQQAVEMAVPAPVISASLFQRFRSRKIDSFSDRMLAALRNEFGGHAVYERRRKA